The Christiangramia salexigens genome includes the window ATTAAGATAAAAGTTGGAGTCAATCCAGATATTGATACAGATTTCTTTACCTATAAAATAACAAGTGGTGCCGTAGAATACTTTAATACAAAACAAACTTTAAATGGTTTTGATCTTCCTCCAGGTACCTATGTAATATTCGGTTTAAGTGACAATGAATGTGATTCAGGTCGAACTGAAATAATTATAGACGAACCAATCTGTGAAGAATTCGAAGGTTGTACTTTGGGATACTGGAAAAATCATACCGATAGATGGCCCGCTTCTCAACCGGAAGCTCCAGATGATAACATCTGTAATACGTTTACAACATGTCTAGATTATGGGCTTGTGTTTACTAACGCTCCTTCATCCATAAGTGGTATGTCCCTGTTGGAAGCATTAAATGCCAGAGGAGGAGGAATATATAACTTGGCCCGTCAATCTGTAGCAGCGCTTTTAAATGCGTGTAAAGGTGATGTGAATTATGAATTATCTTCAGCTCAGGAGGTCATTGATTACGTAAATGCTAATTTTAACAACGCAAGTGCTGCGGGTAGTTATCTGGATATGCTGAATAATGCAGGTTGTACGTTGGGCGGAAGTCGTGCCACTACAGCACCTTCTTTAACTTGTCCAGTTCCGGTGACTTCTAAACCCGGTAAAAACAAATCTGCGGTAACCTCAGGCTTCAAAGCCTCTCCGGTTCCATTTAAGGATAATCTAACCATCCAGTATGAGTTCGATTATGTTTCAGATGTTACTATCCAGGTATTTGATCTAAAAGGTCAATTATTAAAAACCTTTAAAGATAAGAATGTGACCAAAGGAGATACCAAGCAATTGGATCTAAACATGAGGTCACAAGCTAATCAGGTTTATATTCTGAGAATGCAAACTAAGAAAGATGTATTCACTAAGAATATAATATCGTCTAAAAAGTAAACTAACTAACCAAAAAAAGAAAGAGCAGCCAATTGGCTGCTCTTTCTTTTTTAAATCCTTTAAGAAGTTTAGTCTTTAAGTATACTTCTTGAGATAACGATCTTTTGGATCTCAGAAGTTCCTTCATAGATCTGAGTGATCTTGGCATCTCTCATTAATCGTTCTACGTGATATTCTTTTACATATCCGTTTCCTCCATGAACCTGTACAGCTTCAACTGTAACATCCATTGCAGTTTTAGAGGCATGTAGTTTTGCCATCGCACCTGAAAGGTCATAGTTTTGACCCATGTCTTTATCCCATGCCGCTTTCATTACAAGATGACGTGCTGCTTCAATTTGAGTGTGCATATCAGCCAGCTTAAATGCTATCGCCTGATGGTTGCAGATCTCGGTTCCAAAAGCTTTTCTCTGTTTAGAATAATCTTTGGCAAGTTCATAAGCACCTGAAGCAATACCCAGTGCCTGGGCCGCGATTCCAATTCTTCCACCGGAAAGTGTTTTCATGGCGAACTTGAAGCCAAAACCATCTTCTCCAATTCTATTTTCTTTAGGAACTTTAACGTCATTAAAATTCAGTGAATGTGTATCACTACCTCTAATTCCTAATTTTTGTTCTTTAGGGCCAATCTCAAATCCTTCCCAGCCTTTTTCAACTATAAAAGCATTGATCCCTTTGTGCTTCTTTTCTTTATCGGTCTGCGCGATCACAAGAAAATAATCTGCAGAACTACCATTAGTGATCCAGTTTTTTGTACCATTAAGAATATAATGATCTCCCTTGTCTATTGCTGTTGTACGCTGTGAAGTAGCATCACTTCCTGCTTCTGGTTCAGATAAACAAAACGCTCCTAATTTCTCACCGGTTGTAAGTTTGGAAAGATATTTTTGCTTCTGCTCATCGTTTCCAAAAGTATCAAGTCCCCAACATACCAGAGAATTATTTACAGATACCATGACAGATGCAGAAGCATCTATTTTAGAAAGCTCTTCCATTGCAAGAACATAGGATACGGTATCCATACCGCCACCGCCATATTCCGGCGAAGCCATCATCCCAAGAAACCCTAATTCGCCCATTTTCTTAACGAGCTCTTTCGGGAATTCCTGTTTCTCATCTCTTTCGATCACCCCAGGTAATAATTCTGCTTTTGCAAAATCTCTGGCCGCATCGCGTATCATTATATGTTCTTCGGTAAGTTTAAAATCCATCTGAAAAGAAATTTATAAAAAACTAATTTTTGGAAGCCAAAGATAGCTTTTTGATACCTATTTTTCAATTGATATTGAGTATTTTTACGAATATGGAAAAAAACAGCTACAGATTGATCGGTCTGATGTCTGGTACTTCTCTGGATGGAATTGACCTTGTTTTTACAGAAATCAGCTTTTTTGATCATATAGAATATAAAATTCATCTTGCCGAGACCATTCCCTATTCTAAAGAATGGCAGAACAAACTTTCTAAGGCGATCTATCTCGATCCGGAGGAATTAAATCAATTGGACAA containing:
- a CDS encoding acyl-CoA dehydrogenase yields the protein MDFKLTEEHIMIRDAARDFAKAELLPGVIERDEKQEFPKELVKKMGELGFLGMMASPEYGGGGMDTVSYVLAMEELSKIDASASVMVSVNNSLVCWGLDTFGNDEQKQKYLSKLTTGEKLGAFCLSEPEAGSDATSQRTTAIDKGDHYILNGTKNWITNGSSADYFLVIAQTDKEKKHKGINAFIVEKGWEGFEIGPKEQKLGIRGSDTHSLNFNDVKVPKENRIGEDGFGFKFAMKTLSGGRIGIAAQALGIASGAYELAKDYSKQRKAFGTEICNHQAIAFKLADMHTQIEAARHLVMKAAWDKDMGQNYDLSGAMAKLHASKTAMDVTVEAVQVHGGNGYVKEYHVERLMRDAKITQIYEGTSEIQKIVISRSILKD